A region from the Microbacterium lacus genome encodes:
- a CDS encoding IclR family transcriptional regulator — protein sequence MPETAAPPSQTLSRGIRILEILADAGEPLSIDEVAKRLAVHRSVAYRLLRTLEGHGLIRRDVAGRISLGARMAALAAGVAHDLQAEALPELTAVANELGMTCFLAVLDHDECVTLTSVEPRRAIASVAQRPGTRHPVTVGAPGKAILAGLPHALPADASAALRAEVAEAAARGFATSHDEVIPSLRSVAVPLMLPGREVAAVAVVFVASANADIAIAARLERSAAVIRASLGG from the coding sequence ATGCCGGAGACCGCCGCTCCACCCTCGCAGACACTCAGTCGCGGCATCCGGATCCTCGAGATCCTCGCCGACGCGGGCGAGCCGCTCTCGATCGACGAGGTCGCGAAGCGTCTCGCGGTGCATCGCTCGGTCGCCTATCGGCTGCTGCGCACGCTCGAGGGCCACGGGCTGATCCGCCGCGACGTCGCCGGTCGGATCAGCCTCGGCGCGCGGATGGCGGCGCTCGCCGCGGGCGTGGCGCATGACCTGCAGGCCGAGGCCCTCCCCGAACTCACCGCGGTGGCCAACGAACTCGGCATGACGTGCTTCCTCGCTGTACTGGACCACGACGAGTGCGTGACGCTCACGAGCGTGGAACCCCGGCGGGCCATCGCCTCGGTCGCGCAGCGACCGGGGACGCGGCATCCGGTCACGGTCGGCGCGCCCGGCAAGGCGATCCTCGCGGGACTCCCCCACGCGCTGCCGGCGGATGCGTCGGCCGCGCTCCGCGCCGAGGTGGCCGAGGCCGCCGCTCGCGGCTTCGCCACGAGCCACGACGAGGTGATCCCGAGTCTGCGATCGGTTGCCGTACCGCTGATGCTGCCCGGCCGCGAGGTGGCGGCGGTCGCCGTCGTGTTCGTCGCGAGCGCGAACGCCGACATCGCGATCGCTGCGCGACTGGAGCGGTCGGCGGCGGTGATCCGCGCCTCGCTGGGCGGCTGA